The proteins below are encoded in one region of Neisseria macacae ATCC 33926:
- the carA gene encoding glutamine-hydrolyzing carbamoyl-phosphate synthase small subunit, with product MTTPALLVLADGSVFHGTSIGYEGSTSGEVVFNTSMTGYQEILTDPSYCKQIVTLTYPHIGNTGTNAEDEESRSVYAAGLIIRDLPLLHSNFRASESLHDYLVRNKTVAIADIDTRRLTTLLREKGAQGGAILAGADATVEKAQELIAAFGSMVGKDLAKEVSCKEAYEWTEGEWALGKGFVTPAEQPFHVVAYDFGVKTNILRMLAARGCRLTVVPAQTSAEDVLALNPDGVFLSNGPGDPEPCDYAIEAVQKLMASGKPIFGICLGHQLISLAIGAKTLKMHFSHHGANHPVQDLDSGKVVITSQNHGFAVDADTLPANARITHKSLFDNTLQGIELTDKSVFCFQGHPEASPGPQDVSYLFDKFIDNMKAAKQ from the coding sequence ATGACCACTCCGGCTCTTCTCGTTCTCGCTGACGGCAGCGTATTTCACGGCACATCAATCGGTTACGAAGGTTCGACTTCCGGCGAAGTCGTGTTCAACACTTCCATGACCGGCTATCAGGAAATCCTGACCGACCCGTCCTACTGCAAACAAATCGTTACCCTTACCTACCCCCACATCGGCAATACCGGCACCAACGCCGAAGACGAAGAAAGCCGCAGCGTTTATGCCGCAGGCTTGATTATCCGCGACCTGCCGCTCTTGCACAGCAACTTCCGCGCCTCCGAAAGCCTGCATGACTATCTGGTGCGCAACAAAACCGTTGCCATCGCCGACATCGACACCCGCCGCCTGACCACGCTGCTGCGTGAAAAAGGCGCACAAGGCGGCGCGATTCTGGCCGGCGCGGACGCTACAGTTGAAAAAGCGCAAGAACTCATCGCCGCGTTCGGCAGCATGGTCGGCAAAGATTTGGCAAAAGAAGTTTCCTGCAAAGAAGCCTACGAATGGACCGAAGGCGAATGGGCGTTGGGCAAAGGTTTCGTTACTCCTGCCGAACAACCGTTCCACGTCGTCGCTTACGATTTCGGCGTAAAAACCAACATCCTGCGTATGCTTGCCGCACGCGGCTGCCGCCTGACCGTCGTCCCCGCCCAAACCAGCGCGGAAGACGTGTTGGCACTCAACCCCGACGGCGTATTCCTGTCCAACGGCCCCGGCGACCCCGAGCCTTGCGACTACGCCATCGAAGCCGTGCAAAAACTGATGGCAAGCGGCAAACCCATCTTCGGCATCTGCTTGGGACACCAGCTCATCAGCCTAGCCATCGGCGCAAAAACCCTGAAAATGCACTTCAGCCACCACGGTGCAAACCACCCCGTGCAAGACTTAGACAGCGGCAAAGTCGTCATCACCAGCCAAAACCACGGCTTCGCCGTCGATGCCGACACCCTGCCCGCCAACGCAAGAATTACCCACAAATCCTTGTTCGACAACACCTTGCAAGGCATCGAACTGACCGACAAATCCGTGTTCTGCTTCCAAGGCCACCCCGAAGCCAGCCCCGGCCCGCAGGATGTCAGCTATCTGTTTGACAAATTCATTGACAATATGAAAGCGGCAAAACAATAA
- a CDS encoding SemiSWEET family transporter, with protein MTEKQMRVLSVVATLTAVGMYVSYIPQIQNNLAGNPGSPLQPLVAAINCTLWVAYGFLKEKRDYPVVLANAPGIILGLITFITSF; from the coding sequence ATGACTGAAAAACAAATGCGCGTACTCTCCGTCGTCGCCACCCTGACCGCAGTAGGCATGTACGTTTCCTACATCCCGCAAATCCAAAACAACCTTGCGGGCAACCCCGGCTCGCCGCTGCAACCCCTCGTCGCCGCCATCAACTGCACATTATGGGTTGCCTACGGCTTTTTGAAAGAAAAACGCGACTACCCCGTCGTACTGGCAAACGCCCCCGGCATCATTTTGGGCTTGATTACCTTTATCACCAGCTTTTAA
- a CDS encoding DUF4238 domain-containing protein, which translates to MNKPPARHHYVPQFFLKAWGNDPHAYNVSQKRWFQTSTANIALENNLYVLSDEIESSFITPYIDGFNSDIKFAQNNQWKDLSVIQKDYIYKFIILLDARNPNSIKQMKDGCKSFIPQLEKILNTNNSFEKNILNGAKNGVLILVLTAIHELGLNNFIQSGKSASTFEKLQTLMKFLQQNNNWPLSYLSSLKNKSVFFDEFIISDESLLCSNSPVFRHGEYDKKFTVAINLSPSKAYFISNEDNLIEKYNNMNYIEKINFFNIMTIKKSSFVFSKKKNEEISLFIEKVLL; encoded by the coding sequence ATGAATAAACCACCCGCGAGGCATCATTACGTTCCTCAATTCTTTTTAAAAGCTTGGGGAAATGACCCACATGCTTACAATGTTTCTCAAAAAAGATGGTTTCAAACATCCACTGCAAATATTGCATTAGAAAATAATCTTTACGTCCTAAGTGATGAAATAGAATCCAGTTTTATTACGCCATATATAGATGGGTTCAACTCGGATATTAAATTTGCACAAAATAATCAATGGAAAGATCTTTCTGTTATTCAAAAAGATTATATATACAAATTTATTATATTGCTTGATGCAAGAAACCCAAACTCGATAAAACAAATGAAAGATGGCTGTAAGTCTTTTATTCCACAACTAGAAAAAATACTAAATACCAATAATAGTTTTGAAAAAAACATCCTGAATGGTGCAAAAAATGGAGTTCTTATTCTTGTTCTTACAGCAATTCATGAATTAGGTCTGAATAACTTCATACAATCAGGAAAATCAGCTTCAACTTTTGAAAAATTACAAACATTAATGAAATTTCTTCAACAGAATAATAATTGGCCTTTAAGTTACTTATCTTCTCTGAAAAATAAAAGCGTTTTCTTTGATGAATTTATTATTTCTGATGAAAGTCTTCTATGTTCAAATTCACCTGTTTTTAGACATGGGGAGTATGATAAAAAGTTCACAGTAGCTATTAATTTATCTCCTTCTAAAGCTTATTTTATCAGCAATGAAGATAATTTGATTGAAAAATATAATAATATGAATTATATTGAAAAAATTAATTTTTTCAATATAATGACAATAAAAAAATCTTCATTTGTTTTCTCCAAGAAAAAAAATGAAGAAATATCATTATTTATAGAAAAAGTATTACTTTAA
- a CDS encoding endonuclease domain-containing protein, which produces MNPPEKLLTADNPALHQRAKAMRQEMSEAEAKLWQHLRAGRLNGYKFRRQQPMGNYIVDFMCVTPKLIVEADGGQHTEQAAYDHVRTAYLNSLGFTVLRFWNHEILQQTNDVLAEILRVLQELEKQPAR; this is translated from the coding sequence ATGAACCCGCCCGAAAAACTATTGACCGCCGACAACCCCGCCCTGCATCAACGCGCCAAAGCCATGCGTCAAGAAATGAGCGAGGCGGAAGCAAAATTGTGGCAGCACCTGCGGGCAGGTCGTCTGAACGGCTATAAATTCCGCCGCCAGCAGCCGATGGGAAACTATATTGTTGATTTTATGTGCGTAACGCCCAAGCTGATTGTCGAAGCAGACGGCGGGCAGCACACAGAACAAGCCGCGTACGACCACGTGCGGACGGCATATCTCAACAGCTTGGGCTTTACCGTGCTGCGTTTTTGGAATCACGAAATTTTGCAGCAAACAAACGATGTACTGGCAGAAATCCTGCGTGTGTTACAGGAATTGGAAAAGCAGCCTGCACGGTAG